The proteins below come from a single Gimesia alba genomic window:
- the pyk gene encoding pyruvate kinase yields MMNDTQYEEQPLVKTKIIATVGPASDSREMLRKLIIAGVDLFRLNFAHGKHDNLAEVVTNIHELSEELGKPIGILGDLSGPKIRLGVLPGDEIICRQNMSFRFIRGMETNHPQELTCTYESLISDLREGDPILLADGMVAMRVVEKSDDGEFVECVVEREGIIRSKQGVNLPGVQLSTPCLTEKDLTDLAWGVEHGLDYIGLSFVRSADDITHLIDEIEKLKPVEPPHVVAKIEKIEAVSDIEQILKLTDAVMVARGDLGVEVDIERVPIIQKRIIHLCNQYRVPVITATQMLDSMQFNTFPTRAEASDVANAVLDGSDAVMLSGETAVGVSPLAAVEMMSRIVREAARILSSNLHSEETTSNRRLHAREVTEAVTLGAGITAEKLDADLMVTCTHEGKTAMALSKQRRTVPTIALTDRPATARRITLYWGVTPLLTDVVDKSPQKILKYIVTYGKKLGFLSPGSQIVLISGTDWSSLGHDMLLVHEVK; encoded by the coding sequence ATGATGAACGACACTCAATATGAAGAACAGCCGCTCGTAAAAACGAAAATCATTGCCACGGTCGGCCCGGCTTCCGATTCACGCGAAATGCTGCGTAAATTAATTATTGCCGGCGTGGATCTGTTTCGGCTGAACTTCGCACATGGGAAACATGATAATCTGGCCGAAGTCGTCACGAACATTCACGAGCTCTCAGAAGAACTGGGAAAGCCGATTGGAATTCTTGGCGATTTATCCGGGCCGAAAATTCGGCTGGGTGTCCTACCCGGAGATGAAATCATCTGTCGGCAGAACATGAGTTTCCGCTTTATTCGCGGGATGGAAACCAATCACCCACAGGAATTGACCTGCACTTACGAATCTTTAATCAGCGACCTTCGCGAAGGTGACCCCATCCTGCTGGCCGATGGCATGGTCGCGATGCGTGTCGTGGAAAAATCCGATGATGGAGAATTCGTGGAATGCGTCGTCGAACGTGAAGGCATCATTCGCAGTAAGCAAGGTGTGAACCTGCCCGGCGTTCAGCTCAGTACTCCCTGTCTGACGGAGAAAGATCTCACTGATCTTGCCTGGGGAGTGGAACATGGCCTCGATTATATCGGGCTCAGTTTTGTTCGCTCTGCCGATGATATTACGCATTTGATCGATGAAATTGAGAAACTGAAACCCGTTGAGCCGCCGCATGTCGTCGCCAAGATTGAAAAAATCGAAGCCGTCAGTGATATCGAACAGATTCTAAAACTGACCGATGCCGTCATGGTCGCTCGCGGTGACCTGGGAGTCGAAGTCGATATCGAACGAGTGCCCATCATTCAAAAACGCATTATCCATCTCTGCAATCAATATCGCGTCCCCGTGATTACTGCCACGCAGATGCTCGACAGCATGCAGTTCAATACCTTTCCCACCCGCGCTGAAGCCAGTGATGTTGCTAACGCTGTTCTGGACGGCAGCGATGCCGTGATGCTCTCCGGTGAAACCGCCGTGGGTGTCAGCCCGCTGGCGGCCGTCGAAATGATGAGCCGTATTGTTCGCGAAGCAGCCCGCATACTGTCGTCCAATCTGCATTCGGAAGAGACGACCAGCAACCGCCGCCTACACGCCCGCGAAGTCACTGAAGCTGTGACGCTCGGTGCAGGCATTACAGCAGAAAAACTGGACGCTGACTTGATGGTGACCTGTACGCACGAAGGAAAAACAGCAATGGCGCTTTCCAAACAACGGCGTACTGTCCCCACAATCGCACTCACAGATCGACCAGCGACCGCCCGCCGCATTACGCTTTACTGGGGTGTGACTCCGCTTTTGACGGATGTGGTCGATAAGTCTCCACAAAAGATCCTGAAGTACATCGTCACTTATGGTAAGAAACTCGGCTTCCTGTCGCCGGGAAGTCAGATTGTCCTGATATCCGGCACCGACTGGAGTTCATTAGGCCACGATATGCTTCTCGTCCATGAAGTGAAATAA